agtgaaatataTTGCTTTAAAAAAGGACCAATAGGTCAGTATTGTTGTGACTCTCCAGACAACAAAGGCCCAtgcttttgatttcttataaGAGGTTTTCTCATTATATTTCTTATGGTTTCTCTAGGCAACAAGTAAGGTATAGTATTCATCAAGTTAATTAAGCATCAAGTATCATTACACACAACAtaaatattatctatatatgGTCTTGTGCTTTGTGCTCAATAACATATGATCATATATAGAATCATAGAGAAGTGTTTTGTGTTCATTTCTCAACAAACACAATCCCCTGTGTATGTATTCGAAAGCAGCAAAAGTTGAATAAAACCTTGCGATAAATCGGAAGGCCATCTTTGTTTGGAAACAAGGTAACTAATTAAACTCATCTTTTCTTAGTCTAGAAAATAAAACCATAACTTTTTATTGTCTATTGTTCAGTTATTAAGTTATTAGTAGTTATGATGATGTTATGTCATTGTCCTAGTATATATTGCGCGCTTTAATATGCCTTCTTTCTTTATTCTTTGATGATTTATTCGAAAGATTATCTCCATATATATGTCGTTTTGACTTACTAAATTTGGAATTCTTGGTTTTATGTTTTTCGTTGTTTAATCAGGGCTGATTTGATTTTGTAATAAGAGATTCTAAAAGGACAACTATGAATGAGTTCAATTCGGAAAGGTCAAAGGCATGGAACATGTACACGAATTCTCCCCATAGCTCACCTCAAATAGGAGCTGATGGTGGAGGTGACGGCGAAGGTCCATGGAAGAACTTTGGGACATCGATGAATGCAATATCTTTTGGTTTTGTTGCCACGGCCGTCTTAATATCAATGTTCCTTATAATGGCTATATTCGAACATCTTTTTAGACCAAATGCCTCTTTCCCATTGCCTCAACAAGCCCCTAATGATCACTCTCCACACGGATCAAGGGCGATGCACAAACTCGTAGACCCCCAACCACGCGTAAGTTCATACAATAAGTGACCATCTCATTTTTATGTGGTGCATTCCATTAAAGTAACCCGTTGCTTCGTTTGTGACAGGCACAAACGACATATGCAACGGATTTCTCAGTATTGATGCCGGGCCAGCAATACCCAACCTACATTGCACATAAAACACCTCTACCTTGTTCTAGGGAAGGAGTGCAGTGGCCAAACCATCATCAACATGTATATCCTAAGTAAGGATATGATAAACTAAGCTAATTGAATTATTTTGTGGACCAATTAGTTGTACACATTGGTGAACTTAAAATATAcaatacttttatttatttatttaatcttgGGCTATGCTTAAAATGGAAGGTTGTCCTTCTTAGAGAAGTTTCAATCAAAATTTACTTATTCACATACTAGTGCGTGTCACAAAATACTAGTGAAATTGATTAAGGTTACAAAAGTTTTGTATATTTAAGGTGTACATCATTATTTGTAAATTTCTCCTTTAGCTTTTCCAGTGCTACTTTTGTATAGACTTACTAATTTAGTTCTGTATATTTGGTTTGGAGTTTACTACTGATTTTAAGAAAAACACTGATTTTCACcaaaatatagtaaaaaaacTCAAACTGGAAAATAGTATGATATCAACCATAGATAAGGTGATGAACCGTACACTATATTGATTTAATCATTCACCatcatatatgatttatgatgttGTATTGtataaaatgtgaaaaaatatgtattaatcaTAAATAAAGTGATGATTTACATACCACCTCATTTTAATCTTACATTACAAAATATTGTAGCcttctcaatatatataaatataatcttCCAAGATGGCCAATTGCAAAGTAGAAAATTAGTGAGTCATTTGGCAAATCCAGACATAATGGGGGGCTGTCTGTGGAAGTATCTCATACTATTAGGCGGTAATCTAATAATCTCTATTAATTAcgcaaaactgaaaaaaaaagttggcaAAATATGAACCTGACGTGAATCGAACACGCAACCTTCTGATCTGGAGTCAGACGCGCTACCATTGCGCCACAGATCCTTGATATTTAATCACCGTATAAAAATGAATAACACCCATTTCAGAGTGAATATCACAAACCACATTAATCAAGCAATTTTCTTCTATTTTATGGCCAGATTATATGCTTTACATATTCAGAAATTTGGTAATGATTTTTTGTATATGATGGTAAGTGTATAATTAATCAAGCAATTTTCGTTCTAAGcatatataaattgttttgCTCTACTACATAGATCACAATGATAATGGGTTTAAGTGTTACACATTGTTATGCACCAACAATCAATATACAGACTGATAAATCTTTAACCAAATTGCTAACTAACATTTGGAAACTTCAATATCGAATGGAACTACAATAATCACTCAAACGTGTAAAGAGTCCCACATAATACAAAGACAGATTTTGTTTAAcatattctttaatttattGCCAAACGATAAGATTGAATATCAAGAAAGATCAATGAAGTGAAAACAGGATTAAGAAACTAATGGATGTATGTATGTACCATATAAAACTTTAAACATTTGAAGACCCGGTGAGATGaaccaaaaaaatttatactagattttagacccgtatccaacactggacatgagatttacgatattattaatattagatcttcatacatttacgtcataaaaacttataattttaaagaaacaCAGTttaaagtgttatattttgcaagttgtagtacaataatcatatgttcgccattgtcattattagcttAGACATATTGATGGTGCATGATcacaagtaattttttttatatgttaaactttttttatttaattaaatgattgtaaattttaaaaaattctttaaagttgatgacaaaaagtaaatataaattatatattcagggctaaaaagtgtaatttattgatggtaaacaaaaaagtaaattaatgagaatttttctacaaattaatataaatattaatataataatatatttagatattgattattaggatttttagtttgtagtttatttaaatgatgacatcatcaaaagtcaatttgatgaaatcgaacaatgtgattggttaattaatcattagttcaactgtcttatagtatatatattagattttagacccgtgtcataTACACGGGGGTACTTAGTTCCAAAAATTAGATTATTTGAAGAGGTTAAGAATATTCAAGataaaaagtcttattaatcCCGTGTCATATACACGGGTGTACTTGGTTCCAAAAATTAGATTATTTGAAAAGGTTAAGAATATTCAAGataaaaagtcttattaattgaaaaggaaaaaatccTAGAAACAATCGTGaaagatattaaaacaaaaacatgtaaGATGTTAACAACCTAATTAAAAGTAAATGCATTCAATAGTTTGAACATTAGAAGGTTGTATCCTCCTTCATCTTTTGCAACACTTCTTTGTAGACGACATTTGTTGTGCTGTTTTTCAGCTTCCTATCTTTGTCGCAAATCAGCACCTTGAATCCTTTTTCCGACTTAACCCGAGAGATCGCAACATACAACTGTCCGTGCGTGAAAACTGGACGTTGTAGATACAGACCAACGGTCGATAAAGATTGTCCTTGACTTTTGTTGATTGTCATTGCGAAAGAAACGACCAAACGGAACCGTCTTCGATGAAACCTGAACGGtattcttttagtatatataaagattaagattaagattctTTTGAACTTGACATTGGCTTGCTGGCTGCTACATCTTTGTGTAGACTGCGGAACGTGCATTAATTTACCCATAGACGTCATATGCTAATGAGTAATGACTAGCAGGTAAAAGGGGTAGCTTATTAATTTTTGATCTTTAATCTAGGATGTATCACCGTAACTCTTATCAATTAATAactgattaattttttttaaagctatACATTAACCGGTTGTGCATCGCACAAGTCATATAACCTagcaaaaaaaatacttaattagATAAAAGGTAAAATTGTTAGTAACATTGTAAAGTTATTCATGAGTTTTGTCAATTATAGTTTTCTAACTCATTATAAAATGCATTTATACTTAAGCTGACATAACACGTTAGACACGACACAATAAAACATGACACGATAATACACGACACCAATATGAGTTGGACAGGCACACAACATGAAAACTAATTgtgatatttttatatacacaaACACAACACGATAACTAATAGGTTATACAATAAAACCAGTTAAAAAACTAGTTAATAGACATTTCATCTCCTAAACCGAAATTGGAAATCAAGAAAAAGCTCATGGAAATTCTTTTAACATAATAATCCTTAAGTATACAAAATTAAGTTCATATTAGTCttaattaatacataatttattttaagaaaaatcaaatctcaatattaataattataatccCAAGAGGTGGATTTGCTAAGTACACAATATCTTATTAAATGTCTAATCGTGTCAATATGCCGAACTTTTAACAACACGaaatttgttagttttgtgTAACATACTTGAtaacttcttttattttttattttttaaaggtaaaacaTATACGATAACTTgattcaaaagaaatcaaattaAAGCAATAGATAGAAATGATAATGGGCCGTGCCCAATATAAGTTTTCGTTACTATCGAGGAGGCCCATATTTCATATACAAAACCCATAGACGTACTACTATAAATAAACCAAAACCCTAGATTTACCTTTCTCTCTATCATTCACTCACTCTTTTTTAGCTTTGGAGTAAAGCCTTCGTCTCTTCACCTTCAGGTATTTTATATCTCCATCTCTTTCccttcttatatttatatatacatacattacctacatctatatattatattctcACGcacatacatttatttatttttgtttaatttaaacaCTTATTTCAATTGTTTTCACTTTTGTAGATCGGTTTCAGTAGGCGATCGTTTGTTCCATAAGCAATGGCGCTTGTgagttttcacttttcttaaaaGTTCAATTACAGTTTATTTTAgcaatattttatttgtttattgataTTAAGTGTTTATAATGTATATGATTTATTTCTCaagttaatatttaatatattgtacATATAAAAATTGGCCTGCATGTTACAAAATCTGTTTTGTTTTAGCATTTGAttgtttgttattattttgaatactattttttgtttagatatttattaattttgtattaagGGATTGTGATTTGTTAAGTTTTAGCATAATGATTGTTTGCTATTATTTTGAGTGTTATTTTTGTGTAGatatttgttaattttgtaTTAAGTGATTCCGCTCTATTGTATTTGTAATGTACCTAAAATCTGTTAAGTTTTAGCATATGAttgtttgttattattttgaGTGCTActtttgtttagatatttattaaGTTTGTATTAAGTGATAGTGATTTTGCTTTATTGTTACGGTAATGTACCTGAAAAATTAGTTACACTTTTcatatgatttttgtttttcgtgTGGGAGTGTATTTAGATGATACTTACGTGTAAATGTGTAATagtgaaaataataaaattacaaaattagGCCCTATGGTTAAACGGATTATCAGTCTCTCTCCGTAGCCACAATGGGTTCGATCAGAAAGTAATGAACTACAAGGACCAAATATAAACTGTTTTCAAACTAACTGGAATTTAGGGTTGAACGACAAAATTGGTgcattttattattactttttaagtcattaattattaagtttttgaaaattctcATTGACATTTGAATGttaatttcttttgtttgaATAGTTCATgtataaatttacacttttgaaAGTTCTGATACTGTAGTATCTGACATAAAAACTGTGTTTTAGTCAACATCAGATATAATGATTTATGTCTGTAATGTGTATCTGTATTAACTTATGACTTAACTTGGTTGCAGGTTTTGCACAGCGCAGTTAACAAGAATACTTACAAGGCACAAATTGCTGCAGAATATGTTGGCGGTGTTGAAATAAAGTTGGTTGATAACTTTCAGATGGGTGTGTCAAATAAGACCCCTGAGTTCCTTAAGATGAACCCTATTGGAAAGGTATGCTTTCAGTTTTTACGTTAACTCATACTTTCTATGGAAGTacaaaaagtattataaaatttaCCACCCTCATGGTTCGTCATTATTGCAGGTCCCTGTTCTTGAAACTTCCGAGGGAACTATTTTTGAGAGTAATGCAATTGCTCGCTATGGTAAGTGTCGAATAGTTTGTTggtttcaatatatattttcttatagtCGATGGTGGTTCTTATTTGTCATCTTGTTTTTGCAGTTGCCCGAGGAAGTTCCCTCTTTGGGTCTTCAGCAATTGAATAtgtaggttttttttaatagttctCCATAGAAAGGTTTGCGATTCTTATTTCTGGATTCTAGTTAATTTTCTAAATTATTTTTGCAGGGTCAAATTGAACAATGGATAGACTTTTCTTCGTTTGAGCTTGATGCAAATATTGGGGGCTGG
The sequence above is drawn from the Erigeron canadensis isolate Cc75 chromosome 4, C_canadensis_v1, whole genome shotgun sequence genome and encodes:
- the LOC122598200 gene encoding uncharacterized protein LOC122598200 is translated as MNEFNSERSKAWNMYTNSPHSSPQIGADGGGDGEGPWKNFGTSMNAISFGFVATAVLISMFLIMAIFEHLFRPNASFPLPQQAPNDHSPHGSRAMHKLVDPQPRAQTTYATDFSVLMPGQQYPTYIAHKTPLPCSREGVQWPNHHQHVYPK